One genomic window of Lynx canadensis isolate LIC74 chromosome F2, mLynCan4.pri.v2, whole genome shotgun sequence includes the following:
- the MROH6 gene encoding maestro heat-like repeat-containing protein family member 6, which translates to MAWGVWGRARGGPVGALTLTALAEEIRANQGQPPGPSSTDPQPEPELEPEAEPTGVTAIPTARPVPCSLPGVQEPAPKGLYQDPPSSWEEGALADLALYAAACLEEAGFAGTQATALTLSSALEARGERLEEQVYALVRGLLAQVPSLAEGRPRQAALRVLSALALEHAREVVCALLPSSLPPDRVAAELWRSLSRNQRVNGQVLVQLLWALKGGAGPEPEALAATRALGEMLAVSGCVGATRGFYPHLLLVLVTQLHQLARRASSPDTPKAWTPSHRGPPHSHASCAVEALKALLTGDGGRMVVTCMEQAGGWRRLVGAHTHLEGVLLLASAMVAHADHHLRGLFGNLLPRLRSADDTRRLTAMAFFTGLLQSRPTAGLLREEVILERLRAWQGDPEPTVRWLGLLGLGHLALSRGKVRHVSKLLPALLGALGEGDARLVDAALGALRRLLLRPRAPVRLLSAELGPRLPPLLDDARDSVRASAVGLLGTLVRRGRGGLQLGLRGPLRKLVLQSLVPLLLRLQDPSRDAAESSEWTLARCDHALRWGLLEEMVTVAHYDSPEALSRICHCLVQQYPSHIPSFLSQTQGYLRSPQDPLRWAAAVLLGFLVHHTSPSRVNQDLLDSLFQELGQLQNDPEPAVVAAAQVSAQQVALLARAQPGPRLPRLLRLGLWRRTGPHRPPPVYASSPFQPRSVVGRWGCLGSGCA; encoded by the exons ATGGCTTGGGGGGTATGGGGCAGGGCTCGGGGGGGCCCCGTGGGGGCCCTAACCCTGACAGCTCTGGCTGAAGAGATCCGGGCCAACCAGGGGCAGCCCCCAGGACCCTCTTCCACTGACCCTCAGCCTGAACCTGAGCTTGAACCTGAGGCGGAGCCTACGGGTGTCACTGCCATCCCCACAGCCCGCCCTGTGCCCTGCTCTCTGCCCGGGGTGCAAGAGCCAGCCCCCAAGGGGCTCTATCAG GACCCCCCAAGTTCCTGGGAGGAGGGGGCCCTGGCTGACCTGGCATTGTATGCGGCTGCCTGCCTGGAAGAGGCTGGCTTTGCGGGGACCCAGGCAACAGCCCTCACACTGTCCTCAGCCCTGGAGGCCCGGGGGGAGCGTCTGGAGGAGCAG GTGTATGCCCTGGTGCGCGGGCTGCTGGCACAGGTGCCCAGCCTGGCCGAGGGGAGGCCCCGGCAGGCGGCCCTCCGGGTACTGAGTGCGCTGGCCCTGGAGCATGCTCGGGAGGTGGTGTGTGCGCTGTTGCCCAGCTCGCTGCCCCCGGACCG GGTGGCTGCTGAGCTGTGGCGcagcctgagccgaaaccagcgCGTGAATGGGCAGGTGCTGGTACAGCTGCTGTGGGCACTGAAGGGCGGAGCCGGGCCCGAGCCCGAGGCACTGGCG GCCACTCGTGCCCTTGGGGAGATGCTGGCTGTGTCCGGCTGCGTAGGCGCCACTCGGGGCTTCTACCCACACCTCCTGCTCGTGCTGGTCACACAGCTGCACCAGCTGGCGCGGCGCGCGTCCTCCCCTGACACCCCCAAAGCTTGGACCCCATCGCACCGAGGGCCGCCACACAGCCACGCCAG ctgCGCTGTGGAGGCCCTGAAGGCCTTGCTCACCGGGGACGGCGGCCGCATGGTGGTCACGTGCATGGAacaggctggaggctggaggaggcTGGTGGGAGCCCACACCCACCTCGAAGGCGTCCTGCTGCTggccag TGCCATGGTGGCCCACGCGGACCACCACCTGCGAGGCCTGTTCGGGAACTTGTTGCCCCGGCTGCGCAGCGCCGACGACACGCGGCGCCTCACGGCTATGGCCTTCTTCACCGGG CTGCTGCAGAGTCGGCCCACGGCAGGGCTTCTGCGGGAAGAGGTCATCCTGGAGCGGCTCCGCGCCTGGCAGGGCGACCCCGAGCCCACGGTGCGCTGGCTGGGCCTGCTCGGCCTAGGCCACCTGGCACTGAGCCGCGGGAAG gtGCGGCACGTGAGCAAGCTGCTGCCCGCGCTACTGGGCGCGCTGGGCGAGGGCGACGCGCGCCTCGTGGACGCCGCGCTGGGCGCGCTGCGGCGGCTCCTGCTGCGGCCTCGGGCGCCCGTGCGGCTGCTGAGCGCCGAGCTGGGGCCGCGCCTCCCGCCGCTGCTGGACGAC GCCCGGGACTCGGTCCGCGCCTCGGCTGTTGGACTTCTCGGGACGCTGGtgcggcggggccggggcgggctcCAGCTGGGGCTCCGCGGCCCCCTGCGGAAGCTGGTGCTGCAGAGCCTCGTGCCGCTGCTCTTGCGCCTGCAAGATCCCAGCAGGGACGCCGCTGAG AGTTCAGAGTGGACCCTGGCCCGCTGTGATCACGCCCTCCGTTGGGGCCTGCTGGAGGAGATGGTCACCGTGGCCCACTACGACAGCCCTGAGGCCCTAAGCCGCATCTGCCACTGCCTG GTTCAGCAGTACCCGAGTCACATCCCCAGCTTCCTGAGCCAGACCCAGGGCTACCTGCGGAGCCCGCAGGACCCCTTGCGCTGGGCAGCCGCTGTGCTCCTAG GCTTCCTCGTCCATCACACAAGCCCCAGCCGGGTCAACCAGGACCTGCTGGACTCCCTGTTCCAGG AGCTGGGGCAGCTGCAGAATGATCCAGAGCCAGCCGTCGTCGCCGCGGCTCAGGTGTCCGCCCAACAGGTGGCGCTGCTGGCCCGCGCACAGCCGGGGCCGCGCCTCCCGCGTCTCCTCCGCCTGGGCCTCTGGCGCCGCACGGGTCCCCACCGACCCCCACCAGTCTACGCGAGCAGTCCATTCCAGCCCCGGAGCGTCGTGGGCCGCTGGGGCTGCTTGGGATCCGGCTGTGCCTGA
- the EEF1D gene encoding LOW QUALITY PROTEIN: elongation factor 1-delta (The sequence of the model RefSeq protein was modified relative to this genomic sequence to represent the inferred CDS: inserted 3 bases in 2 codons): MATNFLAHEKIWFDKFKYDDAERQFYERMNGPVAGSSRQENGASVILRDIARARENIQKSLAGSSGPGASSGPGGDHSELAIRIASLEVENQSLRGVVQGLQQAVSKLEARLSALEKSSPTHRAAAPQPQHVSPMRQVEPPAGKAATAAEDDEDDAIDLFGSDDEEDRRQXPLREERLRQYAEKKAGRPALVAKSSILLDVKPWDDXTDMAQLEACVRSIQLDGLTWGGSKLVPVGYGIRKLQIQCVVEDDKGGTDLLEEEITKFEEHVQSVDIAAFNKI; encoded by the exons ATGGCTACAAACTTCCTGGCGCACGAGAAGATCTGGTTCGACAAGTTCAAATACGATGATGCAGAGAGGCAGTTCTATGAGCGGATGAACGGGCCCGTGGCTGGCTCCTCGCGCCAG GAGAACGGTGCCAGTGTGATCCTCCGTGACATTGCCAGAGCCAGAGAGAACATCCAGAAATCCCTGGCTGGG AGCTCAGGCCCTGGGGCCTCCAGCGGGCCGGGCGGAGATCACAGTGAGCTCGCCATCCGGATCGCCAGCCTAGAAGTGGAGAATCAGAGCCTGCGAGGCG TGGTGCAAGGTCTGCAGCAGGCCGTCTCCAAGCTGGAGGCCCGGCTGAGCGCACTGGAGAAGAGCTCACCCACCCACCGGGCTGCAGCCCCACAGCCCCAG CACGTGTCCCCTATGCGCCAAGTGGAGCCCCCTGCCGGCAAGGCGGCCACCGCCGCAGAGGATGACGAGGACGATGCCATCGACCTGTTTGGCAGCGATGACGAGGAGGACAGGAGGCA CCCGCTGCGTGAGGAGAGGCTGCGGCAGTACGCGGAGAAGAAGGCGGGGCGGCCCGCGCTGGTGGCCAAATCTTCCATCCTCTTGGACGTCAAGCCT TGGGATG GGACAGACATGGCCCAGCTGGAGGCCTGCGTGCGCTCCATCCAGTTAGACGGGCTGACCTGGGGGGGCTCCAAGCTGGTGCCCGTGGGCTATGGCATCCGCAAGCTGCAGATTCAGTGTGTGGTAGAGGACGACAAGGGGGGGACGGACCTGCTGGAGGAGGAGATCACCAAGTTCGAGGAGCAC gtgCAGAGTGTGGACATTGCTGCTTTCAACAAGATCTGA
- the NAPRT gene encoding LOW QUALITY PROTEIN: nicotinate phosphoribosyltransferase (The sequence of the model RefSeq protein was modified relative to this genomic sequence to represent the inferred CDS: inserted 1 base in 1 codon; deleted 2 bases in 2 codons), which translates to MNGVGCGMSQLLSSRGAEPQGEWTGPLDGGDPAAYPFTPLLSAPHWFLSRGGAARVRARGRNGGGADPEASAAARPLLTDLYQATMALGYWRAGRARDQAEFELYFRRCPFGGAFALAAGLRDCVRFLRTFRLRDADVQFLASVLPSDTDPAFFEHLRTLDCSGVTVRALPEGSLAFPSVPLLQVSGPLLVVQLLETPLLCLVSYASLIATNAARLRLIAGPTKRLLEMGLRRAQGPDGGLTASTYSYLGGFDGSSNVLAGQLRGVPLAGTLAHSFVTSFSGAEVPPDPMLAPAASQGPRVDLAACVEAWLERVCAHLGLGVQEPHRGERAAFVAYALAFPRAFQGLLDTYSVQRSGLPNFLAVALALGELGYRAVGIRXDSGDLLQQAQEIRRVFRTVSAQFQMPWLESVPIAVSNNIDEEELARLAQEGSEVNVIGIGTTVVTCPRQPSLGCVYKLVSVGGQPRMKLTEDPEKQTLPGSKAAFRLLGSDGSLLMDVLQLAEEPPPQPGQELRVWPRGAREACVVRPAHVEPLLRLCIQQGQLCGPLPSLAESRAFAQLSLGRLNPEHKRLEQPAPYQVALSDELQALVDRLSTGGSS; encoded by the exons ATGAATGGTGTGGGCTGTGGCATGTCACAGCTGCTGTCCTCCAGGGGTGCCGAGCCACAAGGGGAATGGACTGGCCCCCTTGATGGTGGGGACCCGGCAGCCTACCCGTTCACCCCCTTGTTGTCAGCACCCCACTGGTTCCTAAGCC GCGGGGGCGCGGCCAGAGTCCGGGCGCGGGGGCGGAATGGCGGCGGAGCGGACCCCGAGGCGAGCGCGGCGGCCCGGCCGCTGCTCACCGACCTCTACCAAGCCACCATGGCGCTGGGCTACTGGCGCGCGGGCCGGGCGCGGGACCAGGCCGAGTTCGAGCTCTACTTCCGCCGCTGCCCCTTCGGCGGCGCCTTCGCCCTGGCCGCGGGGCTGCGCGACTGCGTGCGCTTCCTGCGA ACCTTCCGCCTGCGGGACGCAG ACGTGCAGTTTCTGGCCTCGGTGCTGCCCTCCGACACGGATCCCGCATTCTTCGAGCACCTTCGTACCCTCGACTGCTCCGGTGTGACGGTGCGGGCCCTGCCCGAGGGCTCCCTCGCCTTCCCCAGC GTGCCGTTGCTACAGGTGTCAGGGCCACTCCTGGTGGTGCAACTGCTGGAGACGCCACTTCTCTGCCTCGTCAGCTACGCCAG CCTCATCGCCACCAACGCTGCGCGGCTTCGCCTGATCGCGGGTCCGACGAAGCGGTTGTTGGAGATGGGGCTGCGGCGAGCTCAGGGCCCCGATGGAGGTCTTACGGCCTCCACCTACAGTTACCTGGGCG GCTTCGATGGCAGCAGCAACGTGCTCGCGGGACAGCTGCGGGGCGTGCCCCTGGCTGGAACCTTGGCTCACTCTTTCGTCACTTCGTTTTCGGGCGCTGAGGTGCCCCCTGACCCG ATGTTGGCTCCAGCTGCCAGTCAGGGCCCCAGGGTAGACCTGGCTGCATGTGTGGAGGCATGGCTGGAA CGCGTGTGTGCCCATCTGGGGCTAGGGGTGCAGGAGCCCCACCGGGGGGAGCGGGCAGCCTTTGTGGCCTATGCCCTGGCTTTCCCCCGGGCCTTCCAGGGCCTGCTGGACACCTACAGTGTGCAGAG GAGTGGTCTTCCTAACTTTCTGGCAGTAGCCTTAGCCTTGGGGGAGCTGGGCTACCGAGCCGTGGGCATAA TGGACAGCGGGGACCTTCTGCAGCAGGCCCAGGAGATTCGTAGGGTCTTCAGGACCGTTTCGGCCCA GTTCCAGATGCCCTGGTTGGAATCAGTCCCCATCGCCGTCAGCAACAACATTGACGAGGAAGAGCTGGCCCGGCTGGCCCAGGAG ggcagTGAGGTGAACGTCATTGGCATCGGCACGACTGTGGTCACCTGCCCCCGCCAGCCTTCCCTGGGCTGCGTCTATAAG CTGGTGTCTGTGGGAGGTCAGCCCCGAATGAAGCTGACTGAGGACCCCGAGAAACAGACACTGCCTGGGAGCAAGGCCGCTTTCCGGCTCCTGGGCTCCGATG GGTCTCTGCTGATGGATGTGCTGCAGCTGGCAGAGGAACCACCACCCCAGCCTGGCCAGGAGCTGAGGGTCTGGCCTCGAGGGGCCCGGGAAGCCTGTGTTGTGAGGCCTGCCCACGTGGAGCCCCTGCTGAGACTCTGCATCCAGCAGGGACAG CTGTGTGGGCCTCTCCCATCTCTGGCTGAATCTAGAGCCTTTGCCCAGCTGTCCCTGGGTCGCCTGAACCCTGAGCACAAGCGGCTGGAACAGCCCGCGCCGTACCAG GTGGCGCTGTCTGATGAGCTACAGGCCCTGGTGGACCGACTGAGTACAGGAGGGTCCTCATGA